DNA from Papio anubis isolate 15944 chromosome 1, Panubis1.0, whole genome shotgun sequence:
taagggTCATGGCCCCTCTCTCGTGGAATTGCAGTGAGGACTAAATGGGACTTATTGTGTGCCTGGAAGTTGAATTTGAGTCTGAGTCTGGGCTAAAAGGGCCCAGAGATTGGTGACCTAAGGCCTTTGGCCCTTCAtggaggaggatggagggagCTGCTGGTCCACAGCTGACAGTGCCTGTTGGAATTCAGGAGTTCTGGCTCCTTTCTTGCTCTGCCTTTGAGGTTCTTCTGTGAGATTCTCTCTCGTCACAGGGCCCAAGGCCTAAGACCACCAAAGCATAAAACGTTTCCAAGGGGTGGGAAGGTTTTAATGAGCATCCCAAAGGGACCAGGGGATACAAACTCCAAATCCGGCCTTTATATCACCATTATTTCAAGCAACGGGAGGAGGCTCAGCCTTGCTTAGCTCATTCCCAGATGAAGAGGCAACTGGAGGGAAGTCCCTGAAAGTGCCTCTTTACCCAACAGAGGGGCTAAGGAAGGAAAGTGGAGAGGTctctgctgctgccgccgccacTGCCACCAAAAGCAGGGAGACCTCAAGCACCAGGCTGACCTCTGGAGGTCAGGACGGACCCAGAATCTGGCAGGAATTGGGCAGGAACATCAGACATTGGAAAGTTAGATGAGACTGAACAGGTGAGAAAACTCTTAGGGTCCCCAGACAGCACTAAAATCTCACAGAGGGGCCCCAAGAGCCCACTGACTCCAGGGGCTGAGACACCCCAGGGAGGGAGGTACCCCTAGACTGAGACACTCACAAAAGGACCCCAGTTCAGCAAGGGTCAGAGGAAGGtctggagagagaagagagtaaaGGGCCCTGGGtgggcaggaggctgaggagggagcctGGGGAGAGCACCAGGGCGGGGTGTCAGGCGTGCCTGGAAGGTGTGGCCAAAGGGGTCTCTAGCTGCTGCTCTGCTGCTCCTGCTCGCGGATGAGTTTGGCAATGGGGCCGGTGATGCCGCCTATCAAGGTCCAGTACTCGTCGAAGCTGATGCGCCCATCGTGATTGGCATCCAGGTTCTGGATGAGCTTATCCGCAGCCTTCCGGTTCCCTGTGTCCTGGGGAGGAAGCAGGGGTCAGCAATGCTGAGGGTGGAAACCCCAGAGAGAGACTCCAGGCAGGACCCTAGGCAGAGACCTAGGATCTGGCCTGGGCAGCTGCTTCCCTTGGGAAATGCAAACACAGCCCCACTGGCTAGGCCTGAGCATCCTGAGAAGACAGAAGTCTGGGGGTGGAGGAGACCCTGGAGTTAGGGGGCACTGGAAGGATAGAGGCCTCAACAGGGAAAGACACCCTGAGAGGCCAGAGGCTtgcaggggagggaaggggagagggaggcgAGGCCTTGGGTGAGAGGCCTTACCGACAGCATGTGGTTCAGCTCTTTCTGGAGCATCTCGCGGAAGCTGCTCTTGCTGATCTTGTTCTTGACCAGGCTGTACTTAGACACATATTTGTAGAAGTTTTCCACCAGGACAATGACCGCCTTCTCCAGCTCCGTGTAGCAGTCTGACATCTCCCTGCTTCGCCTGCTGGTGGGACCTGGACACCAGGAGGAGGGGAATTGAGAAGAGACCCCCACAGGCCATACCTCCTCCTCCACGCCCACCCTAGGCCCTgggtccctcctcctcccttgctTCTGGTCCCTGGAGAAGAAGGTGGCAGGAAAAGGGGAACAGAGTGGGTGGGGGAGAGTAAGCCCTGGAATGAGAACTATGCGGCTCCTC
Protein-coding regions in this window:
- the S100A16 gene encoding protein S100-A16, with product MSDCYTELEKAVIVLVENFYKYVSKYSLVKNKISKSSFREMLQKELNHMLSDTGNRKAADKLIQNLDANHDGRISFDEYWTLIGGITGPIAKLIREQEQQSSS